One part of the Sphingobium yanoikuyae genome encodes these proteins:
- a CDS encoding nucleoside deaminase translates to MTSPFPLPEPMRRAFALARQAEAAGEVPIGAVVTRDGVIIGEGENRNRRDNDPTAHAEMVAIRAAATRIGDFRLTGCDLWVTLEPCPMCAGAISHARVARLYYAVSDPKGGAIEQGPRLFAQPQCLHRPEIYGGLAEAEGSALLRDFFAARR, encoded by the coding sequence ATGACCTCGCCCTTTCCCTTGCCCGAACCGATGCGCCGCGCCTTTGCGCTGGCGCGGCAAGCCGAAGCGGCGGGCGAGGTGCCGATCGGCGCCGTGGTCACGCGCGATGGCGTCATCATCGGCGAGGGCGAGAATCGCAACCGCCGCGACAATGACCCCACCGCCCATGCCGAAATGGTGGCGATTCGCGCGGCTGCTACCCGGATCGGCGACTTCCGCCTGACCGGCTGCGACCTGTGGGTGACGCTGGAGCCCTGTCCGATGTGCGCGGGCGCGATTTCCCACGCACGGGTTGCCCGGCTCTATTATGCGGTGTCCGACCCCAAGGGCGGCGCGATCGAACAGGGACCGCGCCTCTTTGCCCAGCCGCAATGCCTGCACCGCCCCGAAATCTATGGCGGGCTGGCCGAGGCGGAGGGATCAGCGCTGCTGCGCGACTTTTTTGCCGCCCGGCGCTGA
- the rpmB gene encoding 50S ribosomal protein L28 translates to MSRICELTGKGRQVGHNVSHANNKTKRVFLPNLQNVSLISETLETTVKLRVSTHGLRSVEHNGGLDNWLVKTSDDKLSLKARRLKRDIVKKQAAAAA, encoded by the coding sequence ATGTCGCGCATTTGCGAGCTGACCGGTAAGGGTCGCCAGGTGGGTCACAATGTTTCCCACGCCAACAACAAGACCAAGCGCGTGTTCCTGCCGAACCTGCAGAACGTGTCGCTGATCTCCGAAACGCTGGAAACCACCGTCAAGCTGCGCGTGTCGACCCATGGTCTGCGCTCGGTCGAGCATAATGGCGGCCTCGACAACTGGCTGGTCAAGACCAGCGACGACAAGCTGTCGCTGAAGGCCCGTCGCCTGAAGCGCGACATCGTCAAGAAGCAGGCAGCCGCAGCCGCCTGA
- a CDS encoding esterase-like activity of phytase family protein: protein MHRILIVLALAILLLPAPPSTKPAAVRPGTLLVTARAVPLDSSDPDRRRVGTLTYLGGWQLGSDNPGFGSISSLLVDGPGQILALSDAGVLMGFHVGPGRASRRPFIAPLPVRAQDRDRPWWSWDSESMTHDPASDRYWVGFELLQAICRYSPGFARVEACRTWPEIVAWPKTGSIESFTRLPDGRFIAIGEMGMTADGHHDTLLWSGDPAEHDTADPIHLHYVAPQGYRPTDMVALDDHHLLVLNRRLTLQELFTATIAMIELPAHPAPNTELRARTLARLAPPLLADNFEGLALSREQGRTILWVASDDNHEFFQRTLLLKFRLD from the coding sequence ATGCATCGAATCCTGATCGTTCTCGCTCTTGCGATCCTGCTGCTGCCTGCCCCGCCGTCCACCAAGCCCGCCGCCGTGCGGCCGGGCACCTTGCTGGTGACGGCGCGGGCGGTGCCGCTCGACAGCAGCGATCCCGATCGCCGCCGGGTCGGCACGCTCACCTATCTGGGCGGCTGGCAGCTTGGCAGCGACAATCCGGGCTTTGGCAGCATATCCTCGCTGCTGGTCGACGGGCCGGGCCAGATATTGGCGCTGAGCGATGCCGGCGTGCTGATGGGCTTCCATGTCGGCCCCGGCCGCGCCAGTCGCCGCCCCTTCATCGCGCCGCTGCCGGTGCGGGCGCAGGACAGGGACCGGCCCTGGTGGTCCTGGGATTCGGAATCCATGACCCATGATCCGGCCAGCGATCGCTATTGGGTCGGTTTCGAGCTGCTCCAGGCGATCTGCCGCTATTCGCCCGGCTTCGCGCGGGTGGAGGCGTGCCGGACCTGGCCGGAAATCGTCGCCTGGCCCAAGACCGGATCAATCGAATCCTTCACCCGCCTGCCCGACGGCCGCTTCATCGCGATCGGCGAGATGGGCATGACCGCCGACGGCCATCATGACACATTGCTCTGGTCGGGCGATCCGGCCGAACATGACACGGCCGATCCGATCCATCTCCATTATGTCGCGCCGCAGGGCTATCGCCCGACCGACATGGTCGCGCTGGACGATCACCATCTGCTGGTGCTGAACCGGCGTCTGACCCTGCAGGAACTGTTCACCGCGACGATCGCGATGATCGAGCTGCCGGCACATCCCGCACCGAACACGGAACTGCGCGCCCGGACGCTGGCGCGGCTGGCGCCACCGCTGCTGGCCGACAATTTCGAAGGACTGGCGCTCAGCCGGGAACAGGGCCGGACGATCCTGTGGGTCGCCTCCGACGACAATCACGAATTCTTCCAGCGCACCTTGCTGCTGAAATTCCGATTGGATTGA
- a CDS encoding glycine zipper 2TM domain-containing protein, which produces MKMKYLINLGAALAMGAASLAVTATPAMARDGWGRGYERGDYYRGDRGYRGDRGYRGYRGDYYRGDRGYRGGYRGNYYRNDYRGYRGGYRCRDNGTGGTIIGAIAGGLLGNEVGKGSSRYGRGDGTTGAIIGAGVGALAGRAIDRNC; this is translated from the coding sequence ATGAAGATGAAGTATCTGATCAATCTGGGTGCTGCGCTCGCCATGGGCGCTGCCTCCCTCGCCGTCACCGCGACCCCCGCCATGGCGCGCGATGGCTGGGGCCGCGGCTATGAACGCGGCGACTATTACCGGGGTGATCGCGGCTATCGCGGTGACCGTGGCTATCGCGGCTATCGGGGCGACTATTATCGCGGCGACCGTGGCTATCGCGGCGGTTATCGCGGCAATTATTACCGCAATGATTATCGGGGCTATCGTGGCGGCTATCGCTGCCGGGACAATGGCACGGGCGGCACCATCATCGGTGCGATCGCCGGTGGCCTGCTCGGCAACGAAGTCGGTAAGGGCAGCAGCCGCTATGGTCGTGGCGACGGCACCACGGGCGCCATCATCGGCGCAGGCGTCGGTGCGCTGGCTGGCCGCGCGATCGACCGCAACTGCTAA
- a CDS encoding ArsR/SmtB family transcription factor translates to MSGALDIFRSLGDPTRLRIVHLLRAMELAVGEVAQVVDQSQPRVSRHIRILVESGLVERRKEGNWVFLRLGQAASLQPFITLFDQLQPSAAEAAWQSADLARLAAVRAERARAAEAYFAEHAEEWDAIRSLHVAEADVEAAMRAMLDGQAIGHLLDIGTGTGRMIELFGPAADQVTALDRSPDMLRLARAKLPEDAGDKYALLLGDFAALPIDPASVDTVLLHQVLHYAQAPEHVIAQAAQVLRPGGRVLIVDFAAHEREELRTRDQHARLGFSDMQIEGWFAQAGLELERVDMLPGQELTVQLWLGRQRGADILPIEERISA, encoded by the coding sequence ATGAGTGGCGCCCTCGACATTTTCCGGTCTCTTGGAGACCCGACGCGGCTGCGCATCGTCCACCTGTTGCGGGCGATGGAACTGGCCGTGGGCGAAGTGGCGCAAGTGGTCGACCAGAGCCAGCCGCGCGTGTCGCGCCATATCCGCATTCTTGTGGAATCCGGCCTGGTCGAGCGGCGCAAGGAGGGCAATTGGGTCTTCCTGCGGCTGGGGCAGGCGGCGTCGCTTCAGCCCTTCATCACCTTGTTCGACCAGTTGCAGCCGTCAGCCGCCGAAGCCGCCTGGCAGAGCGCGGATCTCGCGCGCCTTGCTGCCGTGCGGGCCGAGCGGGCGCGCGCTGCCGAAGCCTATTTCGCCGAACATGCCGAGGAATGGGATGCGATCCGTTCGCTCCATGTCGCCGAAGCCGATGTGGAAGCGGCGATGCGCGCGATGCTGGACGGGCAGGCGATCGGCCATCTTCTCGACATCGGCACCGGCACCGGGCGGATGATCGAATTGTTCGGCCCCGCCGCCGATCAGGTGACGGCGCTTGATCGCAGCCCCGATATGTTGCGGCTCGCCCGCGCCAAGCTGCCCGAGGATGCGGGCGACAAATATGCGCTGCTGCTCGGCGATTTCGCCGCGCTGCCGATCGACCCCGCCAGTGTCGACACGGTGCTGCTGCATCAGGTGCTGCATTATGCCCAGGCGCCCGAGCATGTGATCGCGCAGGCGGCACAGGTGCTGCGCCCCGGCGGCCGGGTGCTGATCGTCGATTTCGCCGCCCATGAACGCGAGGAGCTGCGCACGCGCGACCAGCATGCGCGCCTGGGCTTTTCCGACATGCAGATCGAAGGCTGGTTCGCGCAGGCGGGCCTGGAACTGGAGCGGGTGGACATGCTGCCCGGCCAGGAACTGACGGTACAATTATGGCTCGGGCGCCAGCGCGGCGCCGACATCCTGCCCATCGAAGAACGGATTTCCGCATGA
- the metF gene encoding methylenetetrahydrofolate reductase, with protein MTQTDRARNDAEGPLYADLAGDLNVSFEFFPPKTEKMEEQLWSAIETLTPLAPKFVSVTYGAGGSTRERTHNTVARIAKETPLAAAAHLTCVAASKAEIDEVADAYWEAGVRHIVALRGDPPEAGTAFQPHPDGYKGAAELVEGLRKRHDFEISVAAYPETHPDALSAQSDIDNLKRKIDAGATRAITQFFFEADTFFRFRDTVAAAGIDADVIPGIMPVSNFAAVQRMSAMCNTDVPAWMGRLFDGLDQHPAARQLVSATLAAELCRNLYMGGVRDFHFYTLNRAELSYAICHLLGLRPQVAVDA; from the coding sequence ATGACCCAGACTGACCGCGCCCGCAATGATGCCGAAGGGCCGCTCTATGCGGATCTGGCCGGCGACCTCAATGTGAGCTTCGAATTCTTCCCGCCCAAGACGGAGAAGATGGAGGAGCAGCTCTGGTCGGCGATCGAGACGCTGACGCCGCTGGCGCCAAAGTTCGTGTCGGTGACCTATGGCGCGGGTGGTTCCACCCGCGAGCGCACCCATAATACGGTCGCCCGCATCGCGAAGGAAACGCCGCTGGCCGCCGCCGCGCACCTGACCTGCGTCGCCGCCAGCAAGGCCGAGATCGACGAAGTGGCCGACGCCTATTGGGAAGCGGGCGTGCGCCATATCGTCGCGCTGCGCGGCGATCCGCCGGAAGCCGGCACCGCCTTCCAGCCGCACCCCGATGGTTACAAGGGCGCGGCCGAACTGGTCGAGGGGCTGCGCAAGCGCCATGATTTCGAGATTTCGGTCGCCGCCTATCCCGAAACCCATCCCGATGCGCTGAGTGCGCAGAGCGACATCGACAATCTCAAGCGCAAGATCGATGCCGGCGCGACCCGTGCGATCACCCAATTCTTCTTCGAGGCGGATACCTTCTTCCGCTTCCGCGACACGGTCGCCGCCGCCGGCATCGACGCGGACGTCATTCCCGGCATCATGCCGGTCAGCAATTTCGCCGCGGTCCAGCGCATGTCGGCGATGTGCAACACGGATGTCCCCGCCTGGATGGGCCGCCTGTTCGACGGGCTGGACCAGCATCCCGCCGCGCGCCAGCTCGTCTCCGCCACGCTGGCGGCCGAACTGTGCCGCAACCTCTATATGGGCGGCGTGCGCGACTTCCATTTCTATACGCTCAACCGGGCGGAACTAAGCTATGCGATCTGCCATCTACTGGGGTTGAGGCCTCAGGTTGCGGTGGACGCCTGA
- a CDS encoding homocysteine S-methyltransferase family protein: MNAEQKLRALAAEKILIFDGGYGTSIQKHGLTEADYRGDLDLAKDQKGNNDLLCLTRPDIVEGIHTAYLDNGADMIETNTFSSTKIAMADYGCEHLVWDINVAAAKIARAACEKATAKDGKPRFVCGSIGPTNKTLSISPDVNDPAYREVDYDTLKADYREQCDALIAGGVDFLLIETCFDTLNAKAAGMAAREAEEAAGRSVPVMLSFTITDMSGRNLSGHTINAFWYSLRHLKPLTIGVNCAFGADLLRPYLAELSKNADTLILAYPNAGLPNELGQYDELPETTAKLIRQWVDEGLVNMVGGCCGTTPAHIGAVAKALDGHKPRVVPELTVVTRLAGLEPMHIAA; encoded by the coding sequence ATGAACGCTGAACAGAAATTGCGCGCCCTGGCGGCGGAAAAGATCCTGATCTTCGACGGTGGCTATGGCACCTCGATTCAGAAGCACGGGCTGACCGAAGCCGATTATCGCGGCGACCTGGACCTGGCCAAGGACCAGAAGGGCAATAATGACCTGCTCTGCCTGACCCGGCCGGACATCGTCGAGGGCATTCACACCGCCTATCTCGACAATGGCGCCGACATGATCGAGACCAACACCTTCTCCTCGACCAAGATCGCGATGGCCGACTATGGCTGCGAGCATCTGGTGTGGGACATCAATGTCGCCGCCGCCAAGATCGCGCGGGCCGCCTGCGAGAAGGCGACGGCGAAGGACGGCAAGCCCCGCTTCGTCTGCGGCTCGATCGGCCCGACCAACAAGACGCTCAGCATCTCGCCCGACGTCAACGATCCCGCCTATCGCGAGGTCGACTATGACACGCTCAAGGCCGATTATCGCGAACAGTGCGATGCGCTGATCGCCGGCGGCGTCGACTTCCTGCTGATCGAAACCTGCTTCGATACGCTCAATGCCAAGGCCGCCGGCATGGCCGCGCGCGAGGCGGAGGAAGCGGCAGGTCGTTCGGTGCCGGTGATGCTCAGCTTCACCATCACCGACATGTCGGGCCGAAACCTGTCGGGCCACACGATCAACGCCTTCTGGTATTCGCTGCGCCACCTGAAGCCGCTGACCATCGGCGTGAACTGCGCCTTCGGGGCGGACCTGCTGCGGCCTTATCTCGCCGAACTGTCGAAAAATGCCGACACGCTGATCCTGGCCTATCCCAATGCCGGCCTGCCCAATGAACTGGGCCAATATGACGAGCTGCCGGAAACCACCGCGAAGCTGATCCGTCAGTGGGTGGATGAAGGGCTGGTCAACATGGTCGGCGGCTGCTGTGGCACGACGCCCGCCCATATCGGCGCGGTGGCGAAGGCGCTGGACGGCCACAAGCCGCGCGTGGTGCCCGAACTGACGGTCGTGACGCGCCTCGCGGGTCTCGAACCGATGCACATAGCTGCCTGA
- the metH gene encoding methionine synthase: MTTQTSTATFVNIGERTNVTGSAKFKKLIMAGDYAAAIDIAREQVENGAQIVDVNMDEGLLDAVEAMTTFLKLMTSEPDISRVPVMIDSSKWEVIEAGLKCVSGKPVVNSISMKEGEEAFLHHAKLCMAYGAAVVVMAFDETGQADTQARKVEICERAYKLLMTIGFPPEDIIFDPNIFAVATGIEEHNNYGVDFIEACREIKKRCPHVHISGGLSNFSFSFRGNEPVRRAMHSVFLYHAIPAGLDMAIVNAGQLDVYDAIDPALRQACEDVLLNSDPEAGDRLVALAESFKGKDAASEKAAQEWRGWPVAKRLEHALVKGIDMYVVEDTEECRLAATKPIEVIEGPLMDGMNVVGDLFGAGKMFLPQVVKSARVMKKAVAHLLPYIEAAKEPGAKGKGKIIMATVKGDVHDIGKNIVGVVLQCNGFEVIDMGVMVPWQDIIKAANENDADMIGLSGLITPSLDEMVTVAAEMQRANMTMPLLIGGATTSRVHTALRIDPAFTGPVVHVLDASRAVGVATALVSETQKADFVQKTKDDYEHVRVARANKGQSQLLSLEDARANAFEMDESLKAPRPLLPGTHRFPDWDLKDLVNYIDWTPFFRAWELAGNYPAILEDEIVGESARSLFADAQKMLGKIIEEKWLTARGVAGLWPCRRQGDDIIVHVEDEKHYTLPMLRQQIAKREGRANMCLADFISHDGDWMGGFAVSIHGIEPHLARFKNAIDDYSDILLKALADRLAEAFAERLHHYVRTALWGYAEGEQLTNEALIKEEYRGIRPAPGYPACPEHSLKPILFEMLDAHHATGATLTESFAMLPTAAVSGFYFGHQQAEYFGVARVGRDQLEDYAGRRGIDLETAERYLRPNLD; this comes from the coding sequence ATGACCACGCAGACCTCCACCGCCACCTTCGTCAACATCGGCGAGCGCACCAACGTCACCGGCTCCGCCAAGTTCAAGAAGCTGATCATGGCCGGCGACTATGCCGCCGCCATCGACATCGCCCGCGAGCAGGTCGAAAATGGCGCGCAGATCGTCGACGTGAACATGGACGAGGGCCTGCTCGACGCGGTCGAGGCGATGACCACCTTCCTCAAGCTCATGACCTCGGAACCGGACATCAGCCGCGTCCCCGTCATGATCGACAGCTCCAAATGGGAAGTCATCGAAGCGGGGCTGAAGTGCGTCTCCGGCAAGCCGGTGGTCAACTCGATCAGCATGAAGGAGGGCGAAGAGGCCTTCCTGCATCATGCGAAACTCTGCATGGCCTATGGCGCCGCCGTGGTGGTCATGGCCTTCGACGAGACCGGTCAGGCCGACACCCAGGCGCGCAAGGTCGAGATTTGCGAGCGCGCCTACAAGCTGCTGATGACCATCGGCTTCCCGCCCGAGGACATCATCTTCGATCCCAATATCTTCGCCGTCGCGACGGGAATCGAGGAGCATAACAATTACGGCGTCGACTTCATCGAGGCCTGCCGCGAGATCAAGAAGCGCTGCCCGCATGTCCATATCTCGGGCGGCCTGTCGAACTTCTCCTTCTCCTTCCGCGGCAACGAGCCGGTGCGCCGGGCGATGCACTCGGTCTTCCTCTACCACGCCATTCCCGCCGGCCTCGACATGGCGATCGTCAATGCCGGCCAGCTCGACGTCTATGACGCGATCGACCCGGCCTTGCGTCAGGCGTGCGAAGACGTCCTCCTCAACAGCGATCCCGAAGCCGGCGATCGCCTCGTCGCGCTCGCGGAAAGCTTCAAGGGCAAGGATGCCGCATCGGAAAAGGCCGCGCAGGAATGGCGCGGCTGGCCGGTCGCCAAGCGCCTCGAACATGCGCTGGTCAAGGGCATCGACATGTATGTGGTCGAGGATACGGAGGAATGCCGCCTCGCCGCAACCAAGCCGATCGAGGTGATCGAAGGCCCGCTGATGGACGGCATGAACGTGGTCGGCGACCTGTTCGGCGCGGGCAAGATGTTCCTGCCCCAGGTGGTGAAGTCCGCCCGCGTCATGAAGAAGGCGGTCGCCCATCTTCTGCCCTATATCGAGGCGGCGAAGGAACCCGGCGCCAAGGGCAAGGGAAAGATCATCATGGCGACGGTCAAGGGCGACGTCCATGATATCGGCAAGAATATCGTCGGCGTCGTGCTCCAGTGCAACGGCTTCGAGGTGATCGACATGGGCGTGATGGTGCCCTGGCAGGACATCATCAAGGCCGCGAACGAGAATGACGCCGACATGATCGGCCTGTCCGGCCTCATCACCCCCTCGCTCGACGAGATGGTGACGGTGGCGGCGGAAATGCAGCGCGCCAACATGACCATGCCGCTGCTGATCGGCGGCGCGACCACCTCGCGCGTCCACACCGCGCTGCGCATCGACCCGGCCTTCACCGGCCCGGTCGTCCATGTGCTCGACGCCAGCCGCGCGGTCGGCGTCGCCACCGCGCTCGTCTCCGAAACGCAGAAGGCCGATTTCGTTCAGAAGACCAAGGATGATTATGAGCATGTCCGCGTCGCCCGCGCGAACAAGGGGCAGAGCCAGCTCCTGTCGCTCGAGGACGCCCGCGCCAACGCCTTCGAGATGGACGAGAGCCTCAAGGCGCCGCGCCCGCTGCTGCCCGGCACCCACCGCTTCCCCGACTGGGATCTGAAGGATCTGGTCAACTATATCGACTGGACCCCCTTCTTCCGCGCCTGGGAGCTGGCCGGCAATTATCCCGCCATCCTGGAGGACGAGATTGTCGGCGAAAGCGCCCGCAGCCTGTTCGCCGATGCGCAGAAGATGCTGGGCAAGATCATCGAAGAGAAATGGCTGACCGCGCGCGGCGTCGCGGGCCTGTGGCCCTGCCGTCGTCAGGGCGACGACATCATCGTCCATGTCGAGGACGAGAAGCATTACACCCTGCCGATGCTGCGCCAGCAGATCGCCAAGCGCGAAGGCCGGGCGAACATGTGCCTTGCCGACTTCATCAGCCATGATGGCGACTGGATGGGCGGCTTTGCCGTGTCGATCCACGGCATCGAACCGCACCTCGCCCGCTTCAAGAATGCGATCGACGATTATTCGGATATCCTGCTCAAGGCGCTGGCCGACCGTCTCGCCGAAGCCTTTGCCGAACGTCTGCACCATTATGTCCGCACCGCGCTCTGGGGCTATGCCGAGGGTGAGCAGCTGACCAACGAAGCGCTGATCAAGGAAGAATATCGCGGTATCCGCCCGGCACCCGGCTATCCGGCCTGTCCGGAACATAGTTTGAAGCCCATCCTGTTCGAGATGCTGGACGCCCATCATGCGACCGGCGCGACGCTCACCGAAAGCTTCGCCATGCTGCCGACGGCGGCGGTCAGCGGCTTCTATTTCGGCCACCAACAGGCGGAATATTTCGGCGTCGCCCGCGTCGGCCGCGACCAGCTGGAAGATTATGCCGGCCGCCGCGGCATCGACCTGGAAACCGCCGAACGCTATCTGCGCCCGAACCTGGACTGA
- a CDS encoding SemiSWEET family transporter gives MARHLDERTLRVVGWIATVTAILMYGSYLDQIRMNLAGDKGSVIQPLATVLNTCLWAAYGWLHKDKDWPIIVANVPGIILGATCLYTAL, from the coding sequence ATGGCACGGCATCTCGACGAGCGGACGTTGCGGGTGGTCGGCTGGATCGCGACCGTCACCGCCATCCTCATGTATGGTTCCTATCTGGACCAGATCCGGATGAACCTGGCCGGGGACAAGGGATCGGTGATCCAGCCGCTGGCGACCGTGCTCAATACCTGCCTGTGGGCGGCCTATGGCTGGCTGCACAAGGACAAGGACTGGCCGATCATCGTCGCCAATGTGCCCGGTATCATCCTGGGCGCGACCTGCCTCTACACCGCGCTTTAG
- a CDS encoding PepSY domain-containing protein, with translation MTANGAPVTKRILFQIHWFLGITAGLVLALMGVTGATMSFEDEISEALSPRLYAPGVPAGPDLSPDQLIARVQADNPGYYIARLDWEMARDRSHSVRLSSSEGRGRKQGQVDRATGAWLGAPAGEGFFHLMDDLHRWLALPGGGNGIGRQITAFSAIALIFFALSGLYLRWPRQALDWRAWLVLDLRKTGRNLWRALHVVIGTWVLLFYLLSALTGLWWSYDWYRQGVIYSLTGKTPSEEGRRSEKRDGIAPRPSIDPAWTAFRRATGNDYIWVRITQPAPSQPMKTISFDARPEGARHLRQTDKYSYDPASYALEKRDLYDRRPLGVIITQSVYELHRGAFFGLPGRIIMMLTSLTMPLFTVTGFLLYLSRRKRKQAARALAGDVAAVAGGDMGGGDLLIAYASQTGTAEIRARNAAQALAHGGVRAQVVPVGRLTRDMLAGAQRILFVVSTYGEGEPPDMARGFASRLLRGGPIDLGHVHYGVLAIGDREYPDFCAFGITVDGWMAGAGAQPLFPLIAMGHDDEAAEQAWHDALHDLGAGEGDRGQMVIPFTPWRLVARHALNPDSPALTAYHLQFEPVGTDVPEWQAGDIVELHPCNAPAAVEALLASQAPEGDLIAVPAALRAELARAMLPEAGTPLTMAAARALRPLPAREYSAASIMADGVLDLVVRQVRDDDGRLGIGSGWLTAHMVPGETTMMRVRPNPGFRTDPAARGAMILIGNGTGIAGLRAHLRAAANDGMGGHWLLFGERSRAHERYFDAELSAWLADGTLARLDRSFSRDADCGRYVQHLLADAGAELRERIGKGATILVCGSLEGMAQSVHQALIAILGEAMLNDLAEVGRYKRDVY, from the coding sequence ATGACAGCCAACGGAGCCCCGGTGACCAAGCGCATATTGTTCCAGATCCACTGGTTCCTGGGGATCACCGCCGGCCTGGTGCTGGCGCTGATGGGCGTGACCGGCGCGACCATGAGCTTCGAGGACGAGATCAGCGAGGCGCTGTCGCCGCGCCTCTATGCGCCCGGCGTGCCGGCCGGGCCGGACCTGTCGCCCGACCAGTTGATCGCCAGGGTGCAGGCCGACAATCCGGGCTATTATATCGCGCGGCTGGACTGGGAAATGGCGCGCGACCGGTCGCACAGCGTGCGCCTGTCGTCGAGCGAAGGGCGCGGCCGCAAGCAGGGGCAGGTCGATCGGGCTACCGGCGCCTGGCTGGGCGCGCCGGCGGGCGAAGGCTTTTTCCACCTGATGGATGATCTGCATCGCTGGCTGGCGCTGCCGGGCGGCGGCAATGGCATCGGCCGGCAGATCACTGCTTTCAGCGCGATTGCGCTGATCTTCTTCGCTCTGTCCGGCCTCTATCTGCGCTGGCCGCGGCAGGCGCTGGACTGGCGCGCCTGGCTGGTGCTGGACCTGCGCAAGACGGGGCGCAACCTGTGGCGCGCGCTGCATGTCGTGATCGGCACCTGGGTGCTGCTCTTCTATCTGCTGAGCGCGCTCACCGGCCTGTGGTGGAGCTATGACTGGTATCGGCAGGGGGTGATATACAGCCTGACCGGCAAGACGCCGAGCGAGGAAGGCCGGCGTTCGGAGAAGCGCGACGGGATCGCGCCGCGGCCGTCGATCGATCCGGCCTGGACCGCCTTCCGCCGCGCCACCGGCAATGACTATATCTGGGTGCGCATCACCCAGCCTGCGCCGTCGCAGCCGATGAAGACGATCAGCTTCGACGCCCGGCCCGAAGGCGCGCGCCATCTGCGCCAGACCGACAAATATAGCTATGATCCGGCCAGCTATGCGCTGGAAAAGCGCGACCTTTATGATCGCCGGCCGCTGGGCGTGATCATCACCCAGAGCGTCTATGAACTGCACCGCGGCGCCTTTTTCGGGCTGCCCGGCCGCATCATCATGATGCTCACCAGCCTCACCATGCCGCTGTTCACGGTGACCGGCTTCCTGCTCTATCTCTCGCGCCGCAAGCGCAAGCAGGCGGCGCGGGCGCTTGCCGGCGATGTCGCGGCGGTTGCGGGGGGCGATATGGGCGGCGGCGACCTGCTGATCGCCTATGCCAGCCAGACCGGGACAGCCGAGATTCGCGCGCGCAACGCGGCGCAGGCGCTAGCCCATGGCGGGGTGCGGGCACAGGTGGTGCCGGTCGGCCGACTGACCCGCGACATGCTGGCGGGCGCGCAGCGCATCCTGTTCGTCGTTTCGACCTATGGTGAGGGTGAGCCGCCGGACATGGCGCGCGGCTTTGCCAGCCGGCTGCTGCGCGGCGGCCCGATCGATCTTGGCCATGTCCATTATGGCGTGCTGGCGATCGGCGACCGGGAATATCCCGATTTCTGCGCCTTCGGCATCACTGTCGACGGCTGGATGGCGGGGGCGGGCGCGCAGCCGCTCTTCCCGCTGATCGCCATGGGGCATGACGATGAAGCGGCGGAGCAGGCCTGGCATGATGCGCTGCATGATCTGGGCGCGGGCGAGGGTGATCGGGGCCAGATGGTGATCCCGTTCACGCCGTGGCGCCTGGTGGCGCGCCACGCGCTCAATCCGGACAGTCCGGCGCTGACCGCCTATCATCTGCAGTTCGAGCCGGTCGGCACGGATGTGCCCGAATGGCAGGCGGGCGATATCGTCGAACTCCACCCCTGCAACGCGCCCGCGGCGGTCGAGGCGCTGCTGGCCAGCCAGGCGCCCGAGGGCGACTTGATCGCTGTGCCGGCGGCGTTGCGGGCGGAACTGGCACGCGCGATGCTGCCCGAAGCCGGAACCCCGCTCACCATGGCGGCGGCGCGCGCGTTGCGCCCGCTGCCGGCGCGCGAATATTCGGCGGCGTCGATCATGGCCGATGGCGTGCTGGACCTGGTGGTGCGGCAGGTGCGCGATGATGACGGGCGGCTGGGCATCGGTTCGGGCTGGCTGACCGCGCATATGGTGCCGGGCGAGACGACGATGATGCGGGTGCGGCCCAATCCGGGCTTCCGCACCGATCCGGCGGCGCGCGGCGCGATGATCCTGATCGGCAATGGCACCGGTATTGCCGGGCTGCGCGCCCATCTGCGCGCCGCCGCCAATGACGGGATGGGCGGCCACTGGCTGCTGTTCGGCGAGCGCAGCCGGGCGCATGAGCGCTATTTCGATGCGGAACTGTCGGCCTGGCTGGCGGATGGCACGCTGGCACGGCTGGACCGCAGCTTTTCGCGCGATGCGGATTGCGGCCGCTATGTCCAGCATCTGCTGGCGGACGCGGGCGCGGAACTGCGCGAACGGATCGGCAAGGGCGCGACCATCCTGGTCTGCGGCAGCCTGGAAGGCATGGCGCAGAGCGTCCATCAGGCGCTGATCGCGATCCTGGGCGAGGCGATGCTCAATGACTTGGCCGAGGTCGGCCGCTACAAGCGCGACGTCTATTAA